The DNA sequence TTGAAAGAGCTGATTGCATTACTGCGGGAAGAGATAGCCACAGAAAAGCGTTTACCCGAAGCCGCGCTGTGATGCATTAATCAGCGCAGTTTCTCTGCTGCCCTTTTCGTCACCTCAAGCCTTTTAGCAATAAAAGCCGCTGATTGCTGTCTGGCGTGCTCAGTCAGATCTGCCGGGGCGACCCGGGGCGATCCACAAGCAAACGGCGGCGCCGGATCGTATTCCATTTGCAGCTGAATATTCTGCGCAACTTCTGCGCCACGGAGCCGGGCCACCACGCTGAGCGCAAAATCAATGCCGGACGTCACGCCCGCACCGGTGATCCGGTTTCTGTCCTCCACGACACGTTCCGCCACCGGCTGCGCACCGAGCAAAGCAAGCTGGTCGAGCGAAGCCCAGTGGGTGGTAGCTTTGTATCCCTGTAACAGCCCGGCCGCGCCCAGAACCAGTGAACCCGTACACACTGACGTAATCAGGCTGACTTCTTCGCTTTTACGGCGGATAAACGCCAGCGTTTGTTCATCCTCCATCAGGGCTATCTGACCCGGGCCGCCGGGCACACAAAGCACATCCAGTGGCGGACAGCGATCGAAGGTTGTGGACGGTAAAATGGCCATACCCCGGTCGGCCACCATGGGATCGGATGTTTTCCAGATAAGGTGAACCGTAACGCCGGGTGTTCGGGCAAAGACTTCGTAAGGTCCGGTTAAATCGAGTTGCGTAAGGGCCGGAAAAAGTAACAGGCCAACAGATAAAGGGGAGGAAGCCATCTTTTATCGCTCCTTTTGAAAAGCACTATTAATGTCACGGTTTGCAGGTGTTAGCCAAGGCCTACAGACAGGCTTTTCAAAAAAAGCGCACAGCTTATTCTGCATTCGCAATTATAAGTTTATTTTATTTTTCCCTGGTGTGCGGATGATTTACCGATGCGGATAAGGCCAGTTATGAACCCAGCCTCCCGCAGAGATTATGCCGGAAGCGATAAACCACACCGCCAGAAAAAGAAAAAGGAAAAGTACAGAAAACTCTATTATATCAGACGCTTTAACATGCTTCATTACTTACCCCTCACGGTTAACGTGGATTAATGACTCAATGCAAAAATAAGATGTTACCGGTAAAACCGCAAGGCGGGCAGGGTTTTAATTTGCATTAATTTTGTTAACTTAAGTTTCAGGCAAAGCATGAAGCAATGTGCAAAAAAGACGAGCCTGTCTGTCCAGGCATGGCTGGACGGTCTGGTCGCAGCGGCACGCGCGCGTAAAGGCTGATCCGCAGGGCTTCAGGCCACGCCCAGTGCCGTTTTGACTTCATGGGCGATTTTTTCCACCTGAGGCCCGTAAATCACCTGAACATCGTGATCGCTGACGCGGTTCACGCCGTTCGCGCCCGTGGTCATCAGCGTCTGGTCAACGACCTCTTTCATCTCTTTGACCCGCACGCGCAGCCGGGTAAAGCAGCAATCGACGTCCTCTATATTGCCCTCGCCGCCCAGCCCGCTAATGATGGTCTGAGTACGCTCATCCGCCGAAACCAGTTTGCGCTCCGGCTCGGCTTCCTCTGACTCTCTTCCCGGCGTTTCCACCCGCCTGCGAAGAATGATCCACTTAAAGCTATAGTAGTA is a window from the Pantoea sp. CCBC3-3-1 genome containing:
- a CDS encoding DJ-1/PfpI family protein, coding for MASSPLSVGLLLFPALTQLDLTGPYEVFARTPGVTVHLIWKTSDPMVADRGMAILPSTTFDRCPPLDVLCVPGGPGQIALMEDEQTLAFIRRKSEEVSLITSVCTGSLVLGAAGLLQGYKATTHWASLDQLALLGAQPVAERVVEDRNRITGAGVTSGIDFALSVVARLRGAEVAQNIQLQMEYDPAPPFACGSPRVAPADLTEHARQQSAAFIAKRLEVTKRAAEKLR